In Carya illinoinensis cultivar Pawnee chromosome 9, C.illinoinensisPawnee_v1, whole genome shotgun sequence, the following are encoded in one genomic region:
- the LOC122275650 gene encoding uncharacterized protein LOC122275650 isoform X2: MDKGKEHASPITSPTAELSANPSTQVIPRPFYPFGSMPPTANPSTNLATQVIPIPFYPDLTNVMHGCHPPMPHAWYPPFVPRPDANPSTWTNEGNPLSPFQSSVNPSMEVHSASSSHVDEIQEITPDSTPSGQYTVESNEKIGSGPQSSGHTEGADIIQAPKVGMVFKDEEELNCYYKRYGQECGFGIMTQRSHRFEDGSIKYVTLGCARGGKARNRTSNVAKPRPTSKTDCKARINAMFIDGVLKVSTVNNSHNHGLSPQKARFFRCNREVSESVKRVLDTNDQAGIRMNKSFAALVQEAGGFENLPFNEKDCRNYIHKAHHLRLGKGGAGALREYFARMQYKNDGFFH, from the exons atGGATAAAGGTAAGGAGCATGCATCTCCTATAACATCTCCTACCGCAGAGCTATCAGCAAATCCATCAACCCAG GTGATACCAAGACCATTTTATCCATTTGGATCAATGCCGCCTACTGCAAATCCATCAACCAATCTAGCAACCCAG GTGATAccaataccattttatccggATTTAACAAATGTGATGCATGGTTGCCATCCACCAATGCCACATGCATGGTATCCACCATTTGTTCCTCGGCCTGATGCCAACCCATCTACATGGACTAATGAG GGAAATCCGTTGTCCCCATTTCAGTCATCAGTTAACCCTTCGATGGAAGTACACTCCGCTAGTTCAAGCCATGTGGATGAAATTCAAGAGATCACACCTGACTCTACTCCCTCCGGTCAATATACTGTTGAATCAAATGAGAAGATTGGGTCTGGGCCACAATCTTCCGGGCATACTGAAGGGGCTGATATCATTCAGGCGCCGAAGGTCGGGATGGTGTTTAAAGATGAAGAGGAGTTAAATTGTTATTATAAAAGATATGGGCAGGAATGTGGTTTTGGGATAATGACACAAAGGAGTCATAGGTTTGAGGATGGGAGCATCAAATATGTCACATTGGGTTGTGCTCGTGGTGGGAAGGCACGAAACCGAACGTCAAATGTCGCAAAGCCACGTCCGACATCAAAGACAGACTGTAAAGCAAGGATAAATGCTATGTTCATTGATGGGGTGTTGAAGGTGTCAACTGTTAATAATTCTCATAATCATGGCCTCAGTCCACAAAAGGCAAGGTTCTTCCGCTGCAATAGAGAAGTAAGCGAGTCTGTTAAAAGAGTGTTAGATACAAATGATCAGGCTGGGATCagaatgaacaagagttttgCCGCTCTTGTGCAAGAAGCAGGTGGGTTTGAGAACTTGCCATTCAATGAAAAAGACTGTCGTAATTACATTCATAAGGCACACCACCTTCGACTTGGGAAAGGTGGCGCTGGAGCCCTCCGTGAGTATTTTGCCCGGATGCAATACAAGAATGATGGTTTTTTTCACTAA
- the LOC122275650 gene encoding protein FAR-RED IMPAIRED RESPONSE 1-like isoform X1 yields MPFAPFVGVNHHGQSILLGAGLISSEDTETFTWLFQTWLNCMDGDAPKAIITDQDRAMKNAIALVFPNSRHRFCLWHILKKLPEKLGSHGAYKTGLKSQLLNCVYDSHTTEEFERSWAVIIETYNLQENAWLQSLYVERMYWAPVFMKEVFWAGMSTTQRSESMNAFFDGYVHAKTNLKEFVDQFDNALRKKIENENAADFHSFNTAIPVISPSPLEKTFQNIYTCNKFRKVQKEVMGMLASLPTLHRKDGVIATYHVEDEVDIDDFIKEVTHTVYFNEVECEVKCSCALFEMRGILCRHVLGIMRLNKIRSVPEKYILDRWRKDIKKTYTLIRSSYDIVDERPEVSRYSRIIKRCYQVATNAASSDEHTEDMLAKLDAMNLGYLNKGASHQTCSNVAVTLAATTTTESSKKVLSPLVVRGKGRPPSLRKKSMIERVKPTTKKSTQKGKRKQPHGREGEVVGTCRNLFGQPVIGTQQSVAVQVTYGFLLFILCFLG; encoded by the exons ATGCCGTTTGCCccgtttgttggtgtaaaccaccatggccaGTCAATTCTTTTGGGGGCAGGCTTGATTTCTAGTGAGGATACAGAGACTTTCACCTGGTTGTTTCAAACGTGGTTGAATTGTATGGATGGTGACGCTCCAAAGGCTATTATCACTGATCAAGATAGGgccatgaaaaatgcaattgcgCTTGTCTTTCCAAATAGTCGGCACAGATTTTGTTTATGgcacatattgaaaaaattacctGAGAAGTTAGGTTCACATGGTGCTTACAAAACTGGGTTGAAAAGTCAGTTGTTAAATTGTGTGTATGACTCGCACACAACAGAGGAGTTTGAGAGATCTTGGGCAGTGATAATTGAGACGTACAACTTGCAGGAGAATGCTTGGTTGCAGAGTTTATACGTTGAGCGTATGTATTGGGCACCCGTATTCATGAAAGAAGTattttgggctggaatgagtacaacccaacGAAGCGAaagcatgaatgctttttttgatGGGTATGTGCATGCTAAGACAAACTTAAAAGAATTTGTTGATCAATTCGATAATgcattgaggaagaagattgagaatgaaaatgcaGCGGACTTCCACTCCTTCAACACCGCTATTCCAGTCATCTCTCCCTCTCCACTTGAGAAGACATTTCAAAACATATACACTTGCAATAAATTTAGGAAAGTCCAGAAAGAAGTGATGGGGATGCTTGCAAGTCTTCCAACTCTACACCGGAAGGATGGTGTAATTGCTACGTACCATGTAGAAGATGAGGTGGATATTGATGATTTCATCAAAGAGGTGACCCATACGGTGTATTTTAATGAGGTCGAATGCGAGGTGAAGTGTTCATGTGCCTTGTTCGAGATGAGAGGCATATTGTGTAGGCATGTATTAGGCATTATGAGACTTAACAAAATCCGTTCGGTGCCGGAAAAGTACATattagatcgatggaggaaagaCATAAAAAAGACATACACCCTTATCCGAAGTAGTTATGACATAGTTGATGAGAGGCCAGAAGTGAGTAGATATTCACGTATCATCAAGAGATGTTATCAGGTCGCCACTAATGCAGCTTCATCTGATGAGCATACTGAGGATATGCTAGCTAAGTTAGATGCAATGAACTTAGGCTACTTGAATAAGGGTGCATCTCATCAAACTTGTTCGAACGTTGCAGTTACACTTGCCGCTACAACCACAACTGAGAGTTCGAAGAAAGTACTGAGTCCCCTTGTAGTGAGAGGTAAAGGTAGACCGCCATCTCTGAGGAAGAAATCAATGATTGAGAGAGTCAAGCCCACGACGAAGAAGTCTACTCAAAAAGGAAAACGTAAACAG CCGCATGGAAGAGAAGGCGAAGTTGTTGGAACGTGTCGGAATTTATTTGGACAACCAGTTATTGGGACACAACAAAGTGTAGCCGTTCAGGTTACATACgggtttttattatttatattgtgtTTTTTGGGCTAG